GCGACCACGTCGTCGTCGCAGATCACCGCACGCGGCCGGTCCGCCCGGGACAGCAGCCGGTCCGCGACGGCTCGTGCGGCCCGGTGACCGTCGTTCAGGCTCACGCCCAACTCCACGACTTCCAGGCCGAGTTCCCGGACGACCCGCTCGAAGGCGGCCTGCCGCACCCGGAACGTGTACGCGGCGTGGCTGGAGCGCAGCCGCCCGATCCGGCGGTGGCCGAGGGCGGCCAGGTGCTCGACGGCGGCGCGCATCCCGCCGGCCACGTCGAGCTCCACGGTCGGGCGGGTGCGGTCGGTGCCCGGGTCGGCGTCGAGGAAGACCGCGGGGGTGTCGGCGGGCAGTTCGCCGAGCTGGCTGTCGTCCGGGGAGCAGATCAGCAGGCCGTCGAAGCGGCCGGCGGTGGCGGCCTCGGCGAGGGTGGCGCTGCCCCAGCCGGAGCTGACCACGACCGCCAGGCCGTGCCGGCCGGCCTCCTCGTGGACGCCCTCCAGCACCCGGCCGAAGAACGGGCCCTGGAGATTGGGCACGGCGAGCAGGATCATCCCGCTGCGGCCGAGCCGCAGCTGTCGGCCGGCCGCCTGCGGGCGGTATCCCAGGCTGCGGGCGGCCTCCCGGACCCGCTGGCGGGTGGCCTCGGAGACCCGGCGGCCGGCCTCGGCACCGGAGAAGACCAGGGAGACGGTGGCCTGGGAGACCCCGGCGAGCCGGGCCACGTCCCGCCCGGTGGGCCGGCGCACGGGGGCCGGCCAGGTGCCGAGCGCACTCTCGGCGGGCGGCGGCTCGGGCAACAGCTCGGGCGTCTGCTCACGAGGCGCCTCGGGCGGCGGCACGGAGTCTCGGGTGGCGGGCACGGCGGCTGCGGCGGGGACTCGGCGGGCGGGGGGTGGGGCCGGGATCAGTTCTGCCCGGCGGCCGCCGCGCGGGCGGCGTCGTCGGCGGCGTCCTCCTCGGCGTTCTGCGCGGCGATCCGCTCGGCGGTACGGCTGCGCAGCCCGGAGACCTTGCCGCTGATCTGGGCCGACATCTCGTCGCGCTGCCTGCCCAGCAGGGCGTAGCTGATCGGCGCGGAGGCGACCGCGGCCAGCAGGAAGAGGAAGATCACGCCGGCCTCGCCGCTGACCGGGATGACCTGGAAGTGCCCGAGCAGCAGGGCCACCAGCAGGCAGCCGAGGAAGATGCTGACCCGCAGGGAGGTGTAGCGGAGCGTGGCGTGCGACTTATCCGGGCCGTTGCTGCTCACTGGAACACATCCTTCTCGTTGCGCGGGGCGGGTCCTGGCGCGGGGGTGGGTGCTCCAGTCAAGCATGCCTGACGGGCGGCGCGGACCGTCCCCCCTCCTGCCCGAAGTCGGGCAAGGGGGACGGGTCGCCCGCCCCGGCCGCTCCCGCGCGGTCACCCGTCCGCCCCGTCCGGGGTCAGCGCAGGTCGAGCCACATGGTGATGTCGTCGCGGTCGTCCCCGGGGGCGACCCGTATCGCGGCCGGCACCCGGCCGACCTCGCGGTAGCCGCTGCGGGCGTAGAAGTGCTCCAGCCCCAGGCCGCCGCGCGCGGTGAGCCGCAGCGCCTCCAGCCCCCACTCCCGGGCCACCCGCTCGGCCTCGGCGAGCAGCCGGGCGCCGTGGCCGAGGCCCTGGAAGTCCGGATGCACCATGACCCGCTTGAGCATCCGCCAGTGCTCCATGGGTTCGAACCGCATGGACTCGAAGAACAGCACGCCGACCAGCCGGCCGGTGTCGTCGTGGGCGGTCAGCAGCCGGTTCGGGCCGTCCGGCCCGACCCCGGCGAACTGACGGTCGGCGGTGTCCCACACCTCGTCCTCGGTCACCGGCGCCACGAAGCCGACCGCTCCGCCGGCGTTGGTGACGTCAGCCCAGAGCCGGACGATCTCCGTCCGCAGGTCGGGGTCGAGCTTCGGGTCCAGGGTGAAGGTGAGCACCATGGGGTGGAGCCTAGGCCTCCGCACCGACAGCCTTCACCGCGGTACCGGCGCCACCCGGCCGGTCGCTGCGCAGCGCCAGGCAGAGCCCGACCGCGACCACGCAGAGCGCGCCGGCGCCGTACCAGGTCAGGTCGTAGTTCCCGAGCGCGTCGCGGGCCAGGCCCGCCAGCCCGGCGACGACGGCCGCGCCGATCTGGTGGCTGGCCAGCACCCAGCCGAAGACGATCGGGGCGTCCTCGCCGAAGTGCCGGCGGCACAGCGCGACGGTCGGCGGCACGGTGGCCACCCAGTCCAGGCCGTAGAAGATCACGAAGGCGAGGATCGGCGGCTGCAGCGAGCCGGCCAGCAGCTGCGGCAGCAGGAGCAGGGACAGGCCGCGCAGTCCGTAGTAGACGGTCAGCAGCAGCCGGGAGTCGACCCGGTCGGTGAGCCAACCGCTGAAGATGGTGCCGAGCACGTCGAAGACGCCGATCAGGGCGAGCAGGCTCGCGGCGGTGGTGACCGGCATGCCGTGGTCGTGCGCGGCCGGGATGAAGTGGGTGCCGACGAGGCCGGCGGTGGTGGCGCCGCAGATCGCGAAGGAGCCTGCCAGCAGCCAGAACGCCCGGCTGCGGGCGGCGTCGCGCAGCACCCGCAGCGAGCGGGCCAGGGCGCGGCCGTCGGCAGCGGGGGCGGGAGGCTCCTCGGTCGCACCGTACGGGAGCAGGCCGATGTCGGCGGGCCGCTCGCGCATCAGCAGCAGGACGGGGACGGCGACGGCGCTGGCGGCGAGCGAGACCACGACCACGGCCGAGCGCCAGCCGTGCTGCTCCACCAGCCAGGCGCCGACCGGGAGGAAGACCAGGTTGCCCGCCGCGCCGGCGGCGGTGAGCACCCCGGTGACCAGGCCCTGGCGGGCCCGGAACCAGCGCCCGGTGATGGTGGTGGCGAACGCGCCGGCCATCGAG
The genomic region above belongs to Streptomyces sp. 1331.2 and contains:
- a CDS encoding DUF4229 domain-containing protein encodes the protein MSSNGPDKSHATLRYTSLRVSIFLGCLLVALLLGHFQVIPVSGEAGVIFLFLLAAVASAPISYALLGRQRDEMSAQISGKVSGLRSRTAERIAAQNAEEDAADDAARAAAAGQN
- a CDS encoding MFS transporter is translated as MTERSALTPTPVPDPTGPDQNGSDSNGSAPTDSERPAAAGRARVHYAWVVAGVSLLVLLGSAGFRSTPSLMMDALHNEFGWSLGTISSATSVNLTLYGLTAPFAAALMDRFGVRLVVVCALLTISVGSGLTMLMREPWQLVLCWGVLVGLGSGSMAGAFATTITGRWFRARQGLVTGVLTAAGAAGNLVFLPVGAWLVEQHGWRSAVVVVSLAASAVAVPVLLLMRERPADIGLLPYGATEEPPAPAADGRALARSLRVLRDAARSRAFWLLAGSFAICGATTAGLVGTHFIPAAHDHGMPVTTAASLLALIGVFDVLGTIFSGWLTDRVDSRLLLTVYYGLRGLSLLLLPQLLAGSLQPPILAFVIFYGLDWVATVPPTVALCRRHFGEDAPIVFGWVLASHQIGAAVVAGLAGLARDALGNYDLTWYGAGALCVVAVGLCLALRSDRPGGAGTAVKAVGAEA
- a CDS encoding GNAT family N-acetyltransferase, with product MVLTFTLDPKLDPDLRTEIVRLWADVTNAGGAVGFVAPVTEDEVWDTADRQFAGVGPDGPNRLLTAHDDTGRLVGVLFFESMRFEPMEHWRMLKRVMVHPDFQGLGHGARLLAEAERVAREWGLEALRLTARGGLGLEHFYARSGYREVGRVPAAIRVAPGDDRDDITMWLDLR
- a CDS encoding LacI family DNA-binding transcriptional regulator; translated protein: MPATRDSVPPPEAPREQTPELLPEPPPAESALGTWPAPVRRPTGRDVARLAGVSQATVSLVFSGAEAGRRVSEATRQRVREAARSLGYRPQAAGRQLRLGRSGMILLAVPNLQGPFFGRVLEGVHEEAGRHGLAVVVSSGWGSATLAEAATAGRFDGLLICSPDDSQLGELPADTPAVFLDADPGTDRTRPTVELDVAGGMRAAVEHLAALGHRRIGRLRSSHAAYTFRVRQAAFERVVRELGLEVVELGVSLNDGHRAARAVADRLLSRADRPRAVICDDDVVASGVYQAAAERGLRVPEDLSVVGMDNVAVAALLAPPLTTVDLPGEELGRAGAAALAGLLRGERVEPVAPLATSLVLRSSTASA